The genome window TGCTTGTGCATATAAATTAGTGCAAAACAGATACAAGCAGAAGTGCATCAACAATAGATGATATAGAGTGTTTTTCCTTAAATGAAGGGTAGGATACAAATATCTTAGGTAAAATTAGTATGCTACAAGTTTTACAGGGAAGTCATAGATATGGCATGTAAGTTTGGTAAAGCAATAGCTGTGAACAAGATTCTCTTTAAGGTACGCACCTGCACACCTCCGCCTCCCCTTCAcacagggctcctcctcctcctccgcacaCCCACAGCCAATGTTTTCAGCCCTGGGTTCCAGTTACAACAGAacactgccggggggggggctgctcccACGCACAAGGGGCAAAGCAAAAATTGGCTGTGAAATGTCACCAATGAGTAGTGCTCtttatagtgaaaaacttaagAAGCACTTAACTGGATTCTGGAAAACATAATACACAAATCATTTTCCTTTGGCGTAAGCCATGTGCTGCTTCGCTGTTTACTGTTTTCCCACTGCTTTTTTGTTCTGGGCAGCTGTTTTCCATCTGTGTTTTGCTGCTGCACTGTTTTTTATTGCTTCATTCGTTTCTACTGTAAAACAGTATTTGTTTAAATCACTTGCTTGAATTACCATTGTAACTGGTTTTAGTTTTAATGTAAAACCAATATGTTAAATACATccttaaaacatttgaaatacaAGAATTATTGCAAGCGATCAGATCATTTTTGTCTGGAGGCAAACAGAGAATTtaatataaatctaaataaataaataatagtgtgcGATCAAGTCCGTTCTGATTTACGGccacccttttcatggttttccaggtacaggCTACTCAGACAtgatttaccattcttttcttctaggGACGCCctcggactgtgcagctcgcccaaggtcgtacaggctggctcttctaggttgcaaagtggagaactgaactccaaacctctggctccacagaacTTTCACTGAACTAACCAGCCagcataataaatatattttatttataaacaatataataaaaaggGCAGGATTGCGGGGAGGCAGAAAACCCGTCACACTGTCCAGTGTTCAagtataggtttttttttctttagctaaCATCATCCATTTGTCTATGGGCTCCATCATGGAGGAAATTAAGATCTTGAATAGCATTAGGGCCAAGACTAAACAACCGCAATCTCCAACCTGTATGTTAATGTAGTTTCTTCCCAATTGACATTGCTGTGAACAATGTTTTTGCAACTATAATGGGcaatttgttttgggtttttttcagaTGAAATTCAGAAATGACAAGTAACAGCAAGCTTAATTTATGAAGACAAATTTTAATAAAGTCAACTGCAGATTTGAGTGTATAGATGCAAAAAGAACAGCCTTGACAGAAAGGTATCAAAAACCCTATTCAGCAAAACCCAAGTGAGATAATCTTCTTCATTTTCTACCAGTTTTGGTCCAAAACGTAGTTTTCAAGTTGGAAAATAGGACACAGAAAAGCCTATGACCGAGTGTATTTGCCCCAGATGTGCAACATAAATACAGATGCAATAAAAAGAAGACTCATAACAAGAACTGGAACAGGACCActgaaagtaaaagtaaaaaagaggCTGATTAGCCACAGCAACAAGTAAAATCAGCTTCTAATAATATGTAGTTACAATATTTTTACTTAAAGAATTTTTAAACTCAACTTTCCATGTAATATATACTTAGGCTAACTAACAATATAAAATAgtatactttaaaataataaaatacattgtTTTAATTTATGATTAACTTAAAGAACTCCGTATCACAAAATGCAGTATTAATCACAAGAATTATGTTATTTTGAGAAATGACTAAACCCAATCATGGAAAGTAATTCTTTCAAAGGTATTTTATCTAACTTAAATGGAGTttctatatggggggggggggggctacatctTTCAGCTGTTCTTGAaatccacaaaaacaaattactGTCACCAGCTCTGCATAAATCATGTCAGAAATAAGGCATAGGAAGCCAAAATTCTGTTCTATAAATTATGCCTGTAAAATGATGATTACATCAATGGCAGGGAGAAACATTGTTAAAGAACTTCTGCTTGCCTTCCAGGGCTAGCACAGCTCGCATGCAACAAGACTGATTTACACACCAGTTGGAAAGCCACCAGGTGAAAACAGAAACACATTTCATTAGCAAAAACCTTCCCCTAGTGGTGACATTTTCATTCTTAAGCAAACAGAATTTATGAAACAAATTTTTTGCCAATGTTACAAAGTCTCAAGATAGAATGTAATTTCAAATAGAAggtgattaaaaaaagaagagtaaaAGGGAAGGAGTTAAAGTTAATCATAAGAGAGAAATGATGAAATCTGTAAGTGAATTAACCTTACATAACACCAGTTATTTTGAGTTACCAATTCTATACACAATTTTCTGGGAACTAATCTCTTTGAAGTCAGTGAGACCTACTGTACTTCTGAAAATCCATACATAGAactcagtattttttttatacCAGGACAGATTATGTGTCCAACCAACCTAGTACAGTTGAAACCTGACTCGTAGCATTTCTCTAGGATTTTAGATAGAACACTTGGCACCCCTGGCTTAAGATGGCAGGACCTGAAGCCTTGGCCTTCCATATGAAACACATAATTTAACACTGGAAGTCCTACCCATAACTTACTGTAGTGTGATTATTGCAGTGTGAGGTCAGAGGCTAACAAACATACCAGTTAAAGACAGCTGGTATGAAGCTGCAGTGCACAGCCTTTTAAACACAAAGGGTCAATTCTGGCTTGAGGAAtcaacatgtatgtatgtacagtatgtgtgtatgcatgaatgaatgcatgtatgcacacacgcgtacacacacacacagatgagcACTAACACTCAGTAATCATCTTTCTTCACTTAGAAAGGAAATCATTCCAGCAGAAAACATATGAACTTTGCAGACCCTCTAAACCAAGGGTGAGCACTCTCTGAACCTACAGATGTTTTGCTtaacatcagagagagagagagagagagagagagagagagagagagagcaactggTACCTTGTGGCTCACAGGGTTCCAACGTATGCCCTGTAATCTGAAATTTATCCAGCCTTAGTATAATTCTGCAAGCAGCCAAAAACTATGCTAATAAATGAGTCCACTATTGCACTTTTACTCACACTTTGAGACCAGGAGAGTCCTCTGTATAGAATCTCCACATCCCTCCAGTGCCTGCAGAAGTTGTACGACCTGCACTCCTTGTTCCACAACTAGCATTTTTTCTGTAAGAGAAATCAGTACTTTAAGTTCACCAATAACAAAATACTTAGGTCTGCTTTTGCTATGTTTCCTCTTTGTGCaactgccattttaaatgttattttaattatttatatataattataaaccAATACTATAGCTCCACCATTGACATTTCTCAGGTTGCTGGAATCACCCTCTCGGTAtacacagaacaaaaaaaaaagtaactattAAGGCCTTTAAAGAGCTGGCAGAAACTGAACTGTTTCGAAGCCTTTACTTTGGTGAGATCCCACAGCCAGAGTTTTCATAGTGTGGAAAACTTATCAGGAAATCAAAAGGGCCTTTTCTGGCTGCAACAGCAAGAATGCAAAAGGACCCTTCCCCTGTGGTGAAAGGATTCAGACACTTAATTTGT of Pogona vitticeps strain Pit_001003342236 chromosome 6, PviZW2.1, whole genome shotgun sequence contains these proteins:
- the SEC61B gene encoding protein transport protein Sec61 subunit beta, producing MPGPNPSATSVGASSRSPSKAVAPRAAGSTVRQRKNASCGTRSAGRTTSAGTGGMWRFYTEDSPGLKVGPVPVLVMSLLFIASVFMLHIWGKYTRS